A single Aspergillus chevalieri M1 DNA, chromosome 3, nearly complete sequence DNA region contains:
- a CDS encoding putative potassium transporter (COG:P;~EggNog:ENOG410PHY9;~InterPro:IPR003445,IPR015958;~PFAM:PF02386;~TransMembrane:10 (i21-43o85-105i284-307o327-346i358-382o423-445i457-479o485-505i573-591o603-622i);~go_component: GO:0005887 - integral component of plasma membrane [Evidence IEA];~go_function: GO:0008324 - cation transmembrane transporter activity [Evidence IEA];~go_function: GO:0015079 - potassium ion transmembrane transporter activity [Evidence IEA];~go_process: GO:0006812 - cation transport [Evidence IEA];~go_process: GO:0030007 - cellular potassium ion homeostasis [Evidence IEA];~go_process: GO:0055085 - transmembrane transport [Evidence IEA];~go_process: GO:0071805 - potassium ion transmembrane transport [Evidence IEA]) produces MIPREWRRPLGRFIMAVLPPCNFIVLHYAYFILTPLICSAIFWSSSTPARSVAYVDSLFMCVSAMTGAGLNSVDLSSLNSFQQSILFALLMLGHAILISITVLFVRNRAFHSKFKGISKNRAPQWLAGRTPESHRPSDIRVQEAPVVVEDREDGLATSKDGNKANVTAQPVLAETRSHQDDDDRIRWADDDQLTIGARQSHHNHHAHRVFPMVGVGARLDLNNHPRDVTPNLPLYEEEKFGGLKGILRGTHKYFTSKGSVSRNSSFHGLTPAERDKLGGVEYKAISFLSVIVPIYWLSFLILGIVGMGGWLEANHPEIPRANGLSPFWTGAFFAVSAFVNSGMSLLDANMTALQTNTYPLLTMGMLILAGNTLYPCFLRFIVWTMRRLMPDRPAWNLWRVTLDFILDHPRRVYTNLFPARHTWYLMASIIILNGIDWAFFELLAIGNQEIESLPTGYRVLDGLFQALAVRAGGFYVVTISGLRQGLLVLYVLMMYVSAFPVLVTMRNTNVYEERSLGIYSHDEEVEENNSKPPNFFVSLFRHHILGRQDSNTTEGSRSYFVHQQLRSQLSHDIWWIAMAVLFIAIAESPHFQKDPVGYSTFNIIFEVVSAYGCVGVSVGYPGKNSSFCGSWHTISKLILAAVTLRGRHRGLPVAIDRAVMLPSESLAYAEEEDAALRREQTRTYGMDKMPMGSV; encoded by the exons ATGATCC CCCGCGAATGGCGCCGGCCTCTTGGTCGCTTTATTATGGCGGTCCTTCCGCCATGTAACTTTATCGTGCTTCATTATGCCTACTTTATCCTCACGCCCTTAATCTGCAGTGCTATCTTCTGGAGCTCGTCGACTCCCGCGCGCAGTGTGGCTTATGTCGACTCCCTGTTTATGTGCGTCAGTGCGATGACTGGTGCTGGGTTGAATAGT GTCGACCTATCTTCATTGAATTCCTTTCAGCAGTCCATCTTGTTTGCACTTCTTATGCTGGGTCATGCCATCCTTATTTCCATCACGGTTTTGTTCGTTCGAAACCGGGCTTTCCATTCCAAGTTCAAGGGTATTTCCAAGAATCGTGCGCCTCAATGGCTAGCCGGACGCACACCGGAATCCCATCGTCCCTCGGATATTCGTGTCCAAGAAGCCCCAGTTGTCGTGGAAGACCGCGAAGACGGATTAGCCACCAGTAAAGACGGAAACAAGGCAAATGTGACTGCGCAACCGGTGCTTGCAGAGACACGATCTCAtcaggatgatgacgaccgTATTCGATGGGCTGATGATGACCAACTTACGATTGGCGCGAGGCAGTCGCATCACAACCATCATGCCCATCGCGTGTTTCCTATGGTCGGAGTCGGGGCTCGACTAGATTTGAACAATCACCCTAGAGATGTTACGCCCAACCTGCCGCTttatgaagaggaaaagttTGGCGGACTGAAGGGCATCCTCCGGGGAACACACAAATATTTTACTTCCAAAGGTTCCGTCTCGAGGAACTCATCCTTTCATGGCCTTACTCCCGCTGAACGGGACAAGCTCGGAGGTGTTGAGTACAAAGCAATCTCCTTCTTGTCAGTCATTGTCCCAATTTACTGGCTAAGTTTCTTGATCCTCGGTATCGTGGGCATGGGCGGTTGGCTAGAAGCAAACCATCCTGAGATCCCACGCGCCAATGGACTGTCGCCTTTTTGGACgggtgctttctttgctGTTTCTGCATTTGTGAACAGTGGCATGTCCCTTTTGGATGCAAACATGACGGCGCTGCAGACAAACACATATCCGCTTTTGACCATGGGTATGCTGATTCTTGCTGGAAACACCCTTTATCCGTGTTTCTTGCGTTTCATTGTCTGGACTATGAGGCGTTTGATGCCAGACCGGCCGGCATGGAACTTGTGGAGGGTTACTCTGGATTTCATCCTGGACCATCCCAGAAGAGTTTACACGAACTTGTTCCCTGCACGCCACACGTGGTATCTGATGGCGAGCATCATTATTCTGAATGGAATTGATTGGGCTTTTTTTGAGCTCCTAGCCATCGGAAACCAGGAGATTGAGAGCTTGCCAACGGGATATCGTGTCTTGGACGGTCTATTCCAGGCCCTCGCCGTACGAGCTGGAGGTTTCTATGTTGTGACCATCTCCGGCCTTCGCCAGGGATTGCTCGTTCTATATGTTCTCATGATGTACGTCTCGGCATTCCCGGTGCTGGTTACGATGAGGAACACGAACGTCTATGAAGAGCGTTCCTTGGGCATCTACTCGCATGACGAAGAAGTGGAAGAAAACAATTCCAAGCCCCCGAATTTCTTCGTTAGTCTCTTCAGACACCACATCCTCGGTCGACAAGACTCCAACACCACCGAAGGATCCCGCAGTTACTTCGTCCACCAGCAACTCCGCTCCCAACTAAGCCACGACATCTGGTGGATCGCGATGGCAGTCCTATTCATCGCCATTGCCGAATCCCCGCACTTCCAAAAAGATCCAGTCGGTTACTCGACCTTCAACATCATCTTCGAAGTCGTTTCGGCATACGGTTGCGTGGGGGTTAGTGTTGGGTATCCCGGCAAAAACTCGTCGTTCTGTGGCTCCTGGCACACGATTAGCAAGTTGATTCTGGCTGCTGTGACGTTGAGAGGACGGCATAGGGGTCTTCCTGTTGCGATTGATAGGGCGGTTATGTTGCCGAGTGAGTCATTGGCTTATgcagaggaggaggatgccGCGTTGAGGCGTGAGCAGACGCGTACTTATGGGATGGATAAGATGCCGATGGGGTCAGTTTGA
- a CDS encoding uncharacterized protein (COG:H;~EggNog:ENOG410PIE4;~InterPro:IPR006638,IPR010505,IPR036522,IPR007197, IPR023045,IPR000385,IPR013483,IPR002820;~PFAM:PF01967,PF04055,PF13353,PF06463;~go_component: GO:0019008 - molybdopterin synthase complex [Evidence IEA];~go_function: GO:0003824 - catalytic activity [Evidence IEA];~go_function: GO:0046872 - metal ion binding [Evidence IEA];~go_function: GO:0051536 - iron-sulfur cluster binding [Evidence IEA];~go_function: GO:0051539 - 4 iron, 4 sulfur cluster binding [Evidence IEA];~go_process: GO:0006777 - Mo-molybdopterin cofactor biosynthetic process [Evidence IEA]) — translation MAECLLRRRGALSPSLASLSRMTVRPQPRRHSTSATAATAQPKDRIQSTIAYPAPPSPEKVTSTRWSALRSAKPFSEFLTDTFNRQHDYLRISVTERCNLRCLYCMPEEGIQLSPQPRLLTSPEIVYLSSLFVSQGVTKIRLTGGEPTVRKDIVPLMQSIGNLRRDGLRELCLTTNGISLHRKLDPMVEAGLTGINLSLDTLDPFQYQIMTRRKGLDAVLKSINRVLEMNRMGAGIKLKINCVVMRGINDREIVPFVEMGRDNPIEIRFIEYMPFDGNKWSEGKMLSYQEMLAVIREKYPSLEKMADHKNDTSKTYQVPGFQGRVGFITSMTHNFCGTCNRLRITCDGNLKVCLFGNSEVSLRDVVRKANNGEPIDEAVLEELQLLNTVQTAARASDNGDLVNPRERELLDIIGMAVKRKKAKHAGIGELENMKNRPMILIDTKSTRSRVQLATSSRNNPWSHIPTHILPSIVSYTDQARFYHQRSTDAAEAHARSSTNADRKEKAEAESALPTASDPDLPHLTPSQNVHMTHISQKTVTSRQATATGLVYFSNSRPWDLLREGQGTHKGDVYSVARIAGIMAAKRTPDVVPLCHPGIGITGVEVDVKLLEPVTEGDERMKYGAMSVKATVGCLGRTGVEMEAMTATMGAALTVYDMLKAVDKGMVIGGVQLEEKKGGKSGHWVREREIGH, via the exons ATGGCTGAGTGTCTATTGCGCCGGCGGGGCGCCTTATCACCATCACTTGCGTCTCTATCCCGGATGACTGTCCGACCACAACCTCGGCGACATAGCACGAGTGCAACGGCAGCGACGGCACAGCCAAAGGATAGGATACAGTCAACAATTGCCTatcctgctcctccttccccCGAAAAGGTCACATCCACGAGATGGTCTGCCCTGCGATCCGCGAAACCGTTTTCCGAGTTCCTGACAGACACATTCAACCGCCAGCATGATTATCTGCGGATTAGCGTTACGGAACGATGCAATCTACGGTGCCTCTATTGTATGCCCGAAGAGGGTATACAGCTTTCTCCCCAGCCTCGTCTTCTTACCTCGCCGGAGATTGTCTACCTCTCGTCGCTTTTCGTCTCGCAGGGCGTGACCAAGATTCGATTGACGGGTGGGGAACCGACAGTCCGGAAAGATATTGTTCCTTTAATGCAATCGATCGGAAATCTGCGGCGTGATGGACTACGTGAGCTGTGCTTGACGACGAACGGAATTTCACTGCATCGGAAACTCGATCCTATGGTCGAGGCGGGGTTGACGGGGATAAACCTCAGTCTAGATACACTCGACCCGTTTCAATATCAGATTATGACCAGGCGCAAGGGGTTAGATGCCGTGCTGAAAAGCATTAATCGGGTCCTGGAGATGAACAGAATGGGCGCAGGGatcaagctgaagatcaACTGCGTCGTGATGCGGGGTATCAATGACCGGGAGATTGTCCCGTTTGTTGAAATGGGACGTGACAATCCTATCGAAATCCGGTTTATCGAGTATATGCCGTTCGACGGCAATAAATGGAGCGAGGGGAAGATGCTCTCTTATCAAGAGATGCTGGCGGTCATCCGGGAGAAATACCCCAGTCTGGAAAAGATGGCTGATCACAAGAATGACACGAGCAAGACCTACCAAGTGCCTGGTTTCCAGGGCCGGGTTGGATTCATTACCAGCATGACCCATAATTTCTGTGGAACCTGCAACCGGCTGCGCATCACCTGTGACGGGAATCTGAAGGTCTGTCTATTTGGGAACTCTGAGGTTTCCTTGCGTGACGTTGTTCGGAAGGCGAACAATGGTGAACCGATTGATGAAGCTGTATTAGAAGAGCTGCAGTTACTCAATACCGTGCAGACGGCGGCGCGTGCCAGCGATAATGGTGATCTTGTCAACCCCCGAGAACGCGAGCTCCTCGATATCATCGGTATGGCAGTGAAACGCAAGAAGGCGAAGCATGCTGGCATAGGAGAGCTGGAGAATATGAAGAACCGGCCCATGATACTTATTG ATACTAAATCAACGAGGTCTCGGGTTCAATTGGCAACATCTTCGAGGAATAACCCATGGTCGCATATCCCAACCCACATTCTTCCTTCCATTGTATCATACACAGATCAAGCCCGATTCTACCACCAGCGTAGTACCGATGCTGCTGAAGCACACGCAAGATCTTCCACTAATGCGGACCGAAAGGAGAAAGCTGAAGCCGAATCAGCTCTCCCAACGGCCTCCGACCCAGACCTCCCGCACCTAACCCCTTCCCAGAACGTACACATGACCCATATCAGTCAAAAAACAGTCACCTCGCGGCAAGCCACCGCCACCGGACTGGTCTACTTCTCCAACTCACGCCCGTGGGACTTACTTCGAGAGGGACAAGGCACACACAAGGGTGATGTGTATAGTGTCGCTCGTATTGCGGGAATCATGGCCGCCAAACGGACTCCGGATGTGGTTCCGCTTTGTCACCCGGGCATCGGGATCACGGGTGTTGAAGTGGATGTGAAGCTCCTTGAGCCAGTGACAGAAGGTGACGAGAGGATGAAATACGGTGCCATGTCTGTAAAGGCAACGGTTGGCTGTCTAGGCCGCACAGGAGTTGAGATGGAAGCCATGACGGCGACAATGGGAGCTGCGTTGACGGTGTACGACATGCTCAAGGCCGTGGACAAGGGGATGGTGATTGGGGGAGTGCAActggaggaaaagaagggaGGGAAGAGTGGACATTGGGTGCGAGAGCGAGAGATTGGCCATTAA